The window ACCATCTACAACACTAGTTATGGACTCTATTCCAGAGGATAAGGCAGGTGTTGGAAGTGCTACTAATGATGCTAGTAGAGAGATTGGTGGAGCGCTTGGTATAGCTATTGGAGGCAGTGTTCTAAATCAAATATATCAGGATAAGTTGGTAATTCCAGAGGACATGGATTCTTATTCAGCGATTTTAACAGAGTCATTCCCTGCTGCTATGCGTATGGGCCTAGAGATGGGAAATTTGGAATTGATAGCTAATGCTCGTTTAGCATTTATGGATGGAATGGTTGGATCGGCAATGGTCTCTGCAGGTGTAGCACTGATTACAGCTATACTTGTCAAACTTTACATGCCAGGAAAGACAGAATCTAATTAGAAACATGGTCCGTCCTCCCGGATTTGAACCGGGGACCTGCCGGTAACT is drawn from Candidatus Poseidoniia archaeon and contains these coding sequences:
- a CDS encoding MFS transporter, with translation PSTTLVMDSIPEDKAGVGSATNDASREIGGALGIAIGGSVLNQIYQDKLVIPEDMDSYSAILTESFPAAMRMGLEMGNLELIANARLAFMDGMVGSAMVSAGVALITAILVKLYMPGKTESN